The proteins below come from a single Planctomycetota bacterium genomic window:
- a CDS encoding serine/threonine-protein kinase: MLRKFFQRLRGGQAAELVGYTALGVIRQGSMSTVFKGRDRKTRQLVAIKIHKPGARKAVERLESRHRDFTEGQIACAFDHPNVIKCLDHGNLAGNDYVVMEYLEGVTLASLMSGKSRRLNGKRLSYLHQAASGLAHVHAKRFVHHDFCAKNLFVTNDDRVKLIDFGLALPLLDLPVVRSRVGTAEILAPELLRCEPCDHRIDIFAWGVVAYELFAGQWPFESPEHHQVLNKILNVHPVSLDRRAPNVPQEVAHLVMRCLEKDPGQRPSGMNMVVGVLERHLNTSA; encoded by the coding sequence GTGCTGAGGAAATTTTTCCAAAGGCTCCGTGGCGGCCAAGCGGCTGAATTGGTCGGCTATACGGCGCTGGGTGTAATCCGCCAGGGGAGCATGTCCACCGTTTTCAAGGGCCGGGACCGCAAGACCCGCCAGTTGGTTGCCATCAAGATTCATAAGCCCGGGGCCAGGAAAGCCGTCGAACGCCTGGAATCCCGGCACCGGGATTTTACGGAAGGTCAGATTGCCTGCGCCTTCGACCACCCCAACGTCATCAAGTGTCTGGATCATGGCAACCTGGCCGGAAACGACTATGTGGTTATGGAATACCTGGAAGGCGTGACGCTGGCCAGCCTGATGTCCGGCAAGAGTCGGAGGCTGAACGGCAAGCGGCTCTCGTACCTGCATCAGGCGGCGTCGGGGCTGGCCCATGTGCACGCTAAGCGCTTTGTACACCACGACTTCTGTGCGAAGAACCTGTTCGTCACGAATGATGATCGGGTCAAGTTGATTGATTTCGGCCTGGCGTTGCCCTTGCTGGATTTGCCCGTCGTGCGGAGTCGCGTAGGCACGGCGGAGATTCTGGCCCCTGAATTGCTTCGTTGCGAACCGTGCGATCACCGGATTGATATTTTTGCCTGGGGGGTCGTGGCATACGAGTTGTTCGCTGGACAGTGGCCTTTTGAGAGTCCCGAACACCACCAGGTTCTGAACAAGATCCTCAACGTCCACCCAGTGTCCCTGGACCGCCGGGCGCCCAATGTGCCCCAGGAAGTGGCCCACCTTGTAATGCGGTGCCTGGAGAAAGACCCTGGTCAACGGCCGAGCGGCATGAATATGGTTGTGGGGGTGCTTGAGCGGCACCTGAACACTTCTGCCTGA
- a CDS encoding LemA family protein produces the protein MISSIASAAAILAQKEVVAGLPCCLIPAAILALVVALVIIGMYNSLVRGRNHVKESWAGIDTELKRRYDLIPNLVETVKGYAKHEREVFERVVEARSRAVASTGSPAEQAADENLLVGALKQLFAVVEAYPDLKASQNFLALQKQLAETEDRIQASRRLYNGNVREFNNRCEMFPTNILASMFHFERAEFFEIESAVEREAPKVDLGGTN, from the coding sequence ATGATTTCAAGCATCGCATCGGCCGCAGCAATTCTGGCCCAGAAAGAGGTGGTCGCCGGGCTGCCGTGCTGCCTGATTCCGGCGGCGATTCTCGCCCTCGTGGTGGCGCTGGTGATCATCGGCATGTACAACAGCCTCGTGCGCGGCCGGAACCACGTGAAAGAGTCGTGGGCGGGGATCGACACGGAACTCAAGCGCCGGTACGACCTTATTCCGAATCTCGTCGAGACCGTCAAGGGCTACGCGAAGCACGAGCGCGAGGTCTTCGAGCGGGTCGTCGAGGCGCGCTCGCGCGCGGTGGCCTCGACCGGTTCGCCGGCCGAGCAGGCCGCGGACGAGAACCTGCTGGTCGGCGCGCTGAAGCAACTGTTCGCCGTCGTCGAGGCGTATCCCGATCTGAAGGCGAGCCAGAACTTTCTGGCCCTCCAGAAACAACTGGCCGAGACGGAGGACCGGATCCAGGCCTCGCGGCGGCTCTATAACGGCAACGTCCGCGAGTTCAACAACCGCTGCGAAATGTTCCCGACGAACATCCTGGCCTCCATGTTCCACTTCGAAAGGGCCGAGTTCTTCGAGATCGAGTCGGCCGTCGAGCGCGAGGCGCCGAAGGTGGACCTGGGCGGGACGAACTAA
- a CDS encoding sigma-70 family RNA polymerase sigma factor: protein MARFHHAEIADLGRQLAFSPVAVRLEQVNRAERLACLVEPGRTYPYEFVCYQITGYRPRGKVIGNLPGKTLREDLVRLVEQLSATLEIRVSEVGEPVLLIAESAKHFNVSEKTIQRWRRGGLVSRKFVWPDGRMRVGFLQSSVERFASRHHEQVEAGAKFSRVLPDERREIIRRARRLSLFCHCCLFEVSKRVARKLGRAVETVRQTIKEYDRQHPYKKLFPEVGEPLRAYDRRLIYQAYQRGVSVHGLARRFCRTRSSIYRIITEERAREILREPIEFMPSPEFERPDADALILGGAAEAEAAEGKRRPSPPKGLPIYLKSLYKTALLSREEERDLFRRYNYLKFKAAKLRERLEGTLSPKVADIEQVERLLDEAHRAKNCIIQANLRLVVNIAKRHVGLQTNFFELISDGNMSLIRAVDKFDYTRGFKFSTYASWAIMKNFARSVPKAGVRRERFQTGREELLETSRDLRFEGEEPYQEADISVRQSVERVLDQLAPREREIVMRRFGLGDTPGPQTLEEVGRHFGVTKERIRQIEGRALGKLRGLISPKTVEEVLS, encoded by the coding sequence ATGGCTAGGTTCCACCACGCCGAAATAGCCGATCTCGGGAGACAACTCGCTTTTTCCCCCGTCGCTGTCCGTCTAGAGCAGGTCAATCGGGCGGAGCGTCTGGCCTGTTTGGTGGAACCCGGCCGAACATACCCCTACGAGTTCGTCTGCTATCAAATCACGGGTTACCGCCCGCGCGGTAAGGTGATCGGCAATCTTCCGGGAAAAACCTTGCGCGAAGACCTCGTGCGCCTCGTGGAGCAATTGTCGGCGACGCTCGAGATTCGGGTGTCCGAGGTCGGAGAGCCGGTGCTTCTGATCGCCGAGTCGGCGAAGCATTTCAACGTCTCGGAGAAGACCATCCAACGGTGGCGGCGCGGGGGCCTGGTGTCGCGGAAGTTCGTCTGGCCGGACGGCCGGATGCGCGTGGGGTTTCTCCAGTCGAGCGTCGAGCGATTTGCGTCGCGGCACCACGAGCAGGTGGAGGCGGGCGCCAAGTTCAGCCGGGTTTTGCCGGACGAGCGGCGGGAAATCATTCGGCGTGCGCGGCGGCTGAGCCTCTTCTGCCACTGCTGCCTGTTCGAGGTTTCCAAGCGCGTGGCGCGGAAACTCGGCCGGGCCGTCGAAACCGTCCGCCAGACCATCAAGGAGTACGACCGCCAGCACCCGTACAAAAAACTGTTCCCGGAGGTCGGGGAGCCGCTGCGGGCCTACGACCGGCGCCTGATTTACCAGGCGTACCAGCGCGGCGTGAGCGTGCATGGCCTGGCGAGGCGCTTCTGCCGCACCCGGTCCAGCATCTACCGGATCATCACGGAAGAGCGGGCCCGCGAGATCCTCCGGGAACCGATCGAGTTCATGCCGAGCCCGGAGTTTGAACGCCCGGACGCGGATGCCCTGATCCTGGGCGGCGCGGCCGAGGCGGAGGCGGCGGAGGGGAAACGCCGGCCCTCGCCCCCGAAAGGCCTGCCGATCTATCTGAAGAGCCTCTATAAGACGGCCCTTCTGTCGAGGGAGGAGGAGCGGGACCTCTTCCGCCGCTACAACTACCTGAAGTTCAAGGCCGCCAAATTGCGCGAGAGGCTCGAGGGCACGCTTTCGCCCAAGGTGGCCGACATCGAACAGGTTGAGCGCCTGCTGGACGAGGCGCACCGCGCGAAGAACTGCATCATCCAGGCGAACCTTCGGCTGGTGGTGAACATTGCGAAGCGGCACGTGGGGCTTCAGACGAACTTCTTCGAACTCATCTCCGACGGGAACATGAGCCTCATCCGCGCGGTCGACAAGTTCGACTACACGCGGGGTTTCAAGTTCTCGACCTATGCCTCGTGGGCGATCATGAAGAACTTCGCCCGCAGCGTGCCGAAGGCCGGCGTCCGCCGCGAACGCTTTCAGACCGGCCGCGAGGAACTCCTGGAAACGAGCCGGGACCTCCGCTTCGAGGGCGAAGAGCCGTACCAGGAGGCCGACATCTCCGTCCGCCAGTCCGTCGAGCGGGTGCTCGACCAACTGGCCCCGCGCGAGCGAGAGATCGTGATGCGCCGCTTCGGCCTGGGCGACACGCCCGGCCCGCAGACCCTCGAGGAAGTGGGCCGGCACTTCGGCGTCACCAAGGAACGCATCCGCCAGATCGAGGGCCGCGCGCTGGGGAAACTCCGCGGCCTCATCAGCCCCAAAACCGTCGAGGAAGTCCTGAGTTAG
- the accD gene encoding acetyl-CoA carboxylase, carboxyltransferase subunit beta: MAIKGRAKKKDIPEGLWLRCPGCEEMVYRKRVEENLHVCPECQYHFKIGARQRIALLADADSFEEYLPNLVSPDPLGFKDRKTYGERLAEARRETNLYDAAIVGRAYIKGRPVVLGALDPNFIMGSMGSVVGEKIATAAEKATELAVPLVICSASGGARMQESVLSLAQMAKTSAAVGRLDRAGGLYISVMTNPTTAGVAASFAFLGDLIIAEPGAMIGFTGPRVIYQTIRQELPEGFQTAEFMLEHGFVDRITHRRDLRSEIAALIDYCWI; this comes from the coding sequence ATGGCCATCAAAGGCCGGGCTAAAAAGAAAGACATACCGGAAGGCCTTTGGCTGCGGTGCCCCGGCTGCGAGGAGATGGTCTATCGCAAGCGGGTCGAAGAGAATCTGCACGTCTGTCCGGAATGCCAGTACCATTTCAAGATCGGGGCGCGGCAGCGGATCGCGCTGCTGGCCGACGCCGACAGTTTCGAGGAGTACCTGCCCAACCTCGTGTCGCCCGATCCGCTTGGGTTTAAGGACCGCAAGACGTATGGGGAACGCTTGGCGGAGGCGCGGCGGGAGACGAACCTCTACGACGCCGCCATCGTCGGGCGGGCGTACATCAAGGGGCGGCCCGTGGTGCTCGGCGCGCTCGACCCGAATTTCATCATGGGATCGATGGGGTCGGTGGTCGGCGAGAAGATCGCGACGGCGGCCGAAAAGGCGACCGAACTGGCCGTCCCGCTCGTCATTTGCAGCGCCTCGGGCGGCGCCCGGATGCAGGAGAGTGTCCTGAGCCTGGCGCAGATGGCGAAGACGAGCGCAGCGGTGGGCCGGCTTGACCGGGCAGGGGGGCTGTACATCAGCGTGATGACGAACCCGACGACCGCCGGGGTCGCGGCCAGTTTCGCCTTCCTGGGCGACCTCATCATCGCCGAACCGGGCGCCATGATCGGTTTTACGGGACCTCGCGTCATTTACCAGACCATCCGGCAGGAACTCCCGGAGGGGTTTCAAACCGCGGAGTTCATGCTGGAACACGGCTTCGTGGACCGCATCACCCACCGCCGAGACCTCCGGAGCGAAATAGCCGCACTGATTGACTATTGCTGGATATAG
- a CDS encoding bifunctional 3,4-dihydroxy-2-butanone-4-phosphate synthase/GTP cyclohydrolase II yields the protein MSDPFAPIPEILDDLRAGRLIVLVDDEQRENEGDLVCAAEKATPDIINFMAAHGRGLICLPMAPERIDRLGLPPQTLDNTSAFGTAFTVSVDARTGVTTGISAADRARTIQVAVADDVRPEDLARPGHVFPIRARQGGVLVRAGQTEGAVDLARLAGLKPAGVICEIMKADGTMARVPDLIGFCREHGLKMCSVAQTIEFRRKQEHLVRKTAEARLPTRHGVFDLHVYEAQVDPYPHVALTLGGIGVAGPDGKIPVQTDPVLVRIHSECLTGDVFRSLACDCGQQLDLAMARVAQEGRGAIVYMRQEGRGIGLVNKIRAYRLQQEEGLDTVEANERLGFEPDLREYGIGAQIMVDLGIRQVRLMTNNPRKVVALEGYGLKIVERVPLVVEPNELNARYLDTKRRKLGHILDEPSD from the coding sequence ATGAGCGACCCATTCGCCCCGATTCCCGAGATTCTGGACGACCTCCGGGCCGGCCGCCTGATCGTCCTCGTGGACGACGAGCAGCGCGAGAACGAGGGGGACCTCGTCTGCGCCGCCGAAAAGGCGACCCCGGACATCATCAACTTCATGGCGGCCCACGGCCGGGGGCTCATCTGCCTGCCCATGGCTCCGGAACGGATTGACCGGCTCGGTTTGCCGCCGCAGACGCTGGACAACACGAGCGCGTTCGGGACCGCCTTCACCGTCTCGGTGGATGCGCGGACGGGCGTCACGACGGGCATCAGCGCCGCCGACCGCGCCCGCACGATCCAGGTGGCCGTCGCCGACGACGTGCGGCCCGAAGACCTGGCCCGTCCGGGCCACGTGTTTCCGATTCGCGCCCGACAAGGCGGCGTCCTCGTGCGAGCCGGCCAGACCGAGGGCGCGGTGGACCTGGCGCGCCTGGCGGGCCTGAAACCGGCCGGTGTCATCTGCGAAATCATGAAGGCGGACGGCACGATGGCCCGCGTGCCGGACCTCATCGGTTTTTGCCGCGAGCACGGCTTGAAGATGTGCTCGGTGGCCCAGACAATCGAGTTTCGCCGCAAACAAGAGCACCTCGTCCGCAAGACGGCCGAGGCCCGCCTGCCGACGCGGCACGGCGTCTTCGATCTCCACGTGTACGAGGCCCAGGTGGACCCCTACCCGCACGTGGCGTTGACGCTGGGCGGCATCGGCGTCGCCGGCCCGGACGGCAAGATTCCGGTCCAGACCGATCCGGTCCTCGTCCGCATCCACTCGGAATGCCTGACCGGCGACGTGTTCCGGAGCCTGGCGTGCGACTGCGGCCAGCAGTTGGACCTGGCGATGGCGCGCGTCGCCCAGGAAGGGCGCGGCGCCATCGTGTACATGCGACAGGAGGGCCGCGGCATCGGCCTCGTGAACAAGATCCGCGCCTATCGGCTCCAGCAGGAGGAAGGCCTCGACACGGTCGAGGCGAACGAGCGTCTCGGCTTCGAGCCGGACCTCCGGGAATACGGCATCGGGGCCCAGATCATGGTGGACCTGGGGATACGCCAGGTCCGACTGATGACGAACAACCCGCGCAAGGTCGTCGCCCTCGAAGGCTACGGCCTGAAAATTGTCGAGCGCGTGCCGCTCGTGGTCGAACCGAACGAACTCAACGCGCGCTACCTCGACACCAAGCGCCGCAAATTGGGCCACATACTGGACGAGCCGTCCGACTAG
- the rpe gene encoding ribulose-phosphate 3-epimerase, which translates to MRRRLAKLGRPAIAPSLLASDFARLAEEIARVEEAGADLLHVDVMDGHFVPNLTIGPVVVEKVRAVTDLLLDVHLMIAEPARYLQAFAEAGADNITFHAEVVAEPQALADRIHELGCSAGITINPDGPQDRLRLAVPHVEMVLLMTIYAGFGGQEFMPEVLPTIREVRGWLEPNQRLEVDGGINPETIGEAAKAGADVFVAGTAVFGAPDRDYARAIADLRSAADAGARPAGPRDEA; encoded by the coding sequence TTGAGACGTCGGCTCGCGAAGTTGGGTCGTCCGGCCATCGCACCGAGCCTCCTGGCCTCGGATTTCGCCCGCCTGGCCGAGGAGATCGCGCGCGTCGAGGAGGCCGGGGCCGACCTGTTGCACGTGGACGTGATGGACGGTCATTTCGTGCCGAACCTGACGATCGGGCCGGTGGTTGTGGAGAAAGTGCGGGCTGTCACGGACCTGCTGCTCGACGTGCACCTGATGATTGCGGAGCCCGCGCGGTACCTCCAGGCGTTTGCCGAGGCGGGCGCCGATAACATCACCTTCCACGCCGAAGTCGTCGCCGAGCCGCAAGCGCTGGCCGACCGGATTCACGAACTCGGCTGCTCGGCGGGCATCACGATCAACCCCGACGGGCCGCAGGACCGCCTCCGGCTCGCCGTGCCGCACGTCGAAATGGTCCTGCTGATGACCATCTACGCGGGCTTCGGCGGGCAGGAGTTTATGCCCGAGGTCCTGCCGACGATCCGCGAGGTCCGCGGGTGGTTGGAGCCGAACCAGCGGCTGGAGGTGGACGGCGGCATCAATCCCGAGACCATCGGCGAGGCGGCAAAGGCGGGGGCCGACGTGTTCGTCGCTGGGACGGCCGTCTTCGGCGCGCCGGACCGCGACTACGCGCGGGCCATCGCCGACCTGCGAAGCGCCGCCGACGCGGGCGCACGGCCAGCGGGCCCCAGGGACGAGGCGTGA